The Aeromicrobium sp. Leaf245 genome includes a region encoding these proteins:
- a CDS encoding cation acetate symporter has product MSTQTLIAAASSDSGSHQALTATLFLLVVLLTVGITFWASRNTKTAADYYAGGRSFSGLQNGFAIGGDYMSAASFLGISGAIALSGYDGFLYSIGFLVAWLVALLLIAELLRNSGRFTMADQLAYRMRQRPVRTAAATSTIVVSIFYLLAQMVGAGALVALLLGVDSAAAKNFTIAGVGVLMIVYVVFGGMKGTTWVQIVKAVLLMFGTILISALVLAKFNFNLSDLLGQAADNSGQGSAFLEPGLKYGVSLTSKIDFVSLGIALVLGTAGLPHILVRFYTVPTSKQARVSVLWAIGIIGTFYLLTLVLGFGAAALVTGDAKDRIVESGGNLASPLLAEAVGGGAGTTGGAILLALISAVAFATILAVVAGLTLTSASSVAHDLYANVIKKGEVTGAQEVKVARIAAFFIGGVAIALAIPGQKLNVAFLVALAFAVAASANLPALLYNLFWKRFNTRGATWSIYGGLVSAVGLVVFSPVVSGSETALFTTVDFAWFPLQNPGIVSIPFGFFMGWLGTVTSKETESEARFAELEVRSLTGAGAEK; this is encoded by the coding sequence GTGAGCACGCAGACCTTGATCGCCGCCGCCTCCTCGGACTCCGGCAGCCACCAGGCCCTCACGGCGACGCTGTTCCTCCTCGTCGTCCTCCTGACCGTCGGCATCACCTTCTGGGCAAGCCGCAACACCAAGACGGCCGCCGACTACTACGCCGGTGGACGGTCCTTCAGCGGCCTCCAGAACGGCTTCGCCATCGGCGGCGACTACATGTCGGCCGCCTCGTTCCTCGGCATCTCCGGCGCCATCGCGCTCTCGGGCTACGACGGCTTCCTGTACTCCATCGGGTTCCTCGTCGCCTGGCTCGTGGCGCTGCTGCTCATCGCCGAGCTCCTGCGCAACTCCGGCCGCTTCACCATGGCCGACCAGCTCGCCTACCGCATGCGGCAGCGGCCCGTCCGTACCGCGGCGGCCACGTCGACGATCGTCGTGTCGATCTTCTACCTCCTGGCCCAGATGGTCGGCGCGGGCGCCCTCGTGGCACTCCTGCTGGGCGTCGACTCCGCGGCGGCGAAGAACTTCACCATCGCCGGCGTCGGGGTGCTGATGATCGTGTACGTCGTGTTCGGTGGCATGAAGGGCACCACCTGGGTGCAGATCGTCAAGGCCGTGCTGCTGATGTTCGGCACGATCCTCATCTCCGCCCTCGTGCTCGCGAAGTTCAACTTCAACCTGTCCGACCTGCTCGGCCAGGCGGCCGACAACAGCGGCCAGGGCAGCGCCTTCCTCGAGCCCGGCCTCAAGTACGGCGTCAGCCTGACGAGCAAGATCGACTTCGTCTCGCTCGGCATCGCGCTGGTGCTCGGCACGGCCGGCCTGCCGCACATCCTGGTGCGCTTCTACACGGTGCCCACCTCCAAGCAGGCCCGCGTCTCGGTGCTCTGGGCGATCGGCATCATCGGCACCTTCTACCTGCTGACGCTCGTCCTCGGCTTCGGTGCCGCGGCGCTCGTCACGGGCGACGCGAAGGACCGCATCGTCGAGTCCGGCGGCAACCTGGCGTCCCCGCTGCTCGCGGAGGCCGTCGGTGGTGGCGCCGGCACGACAGGTGGCGCCATCCTGCTGGCCCTCATCTCGGCCGTCGCCTTCGCGACGATCCTCGCGGTGGTCGCCGGCCTGACGCTGACGTCGGCGTCGTCGGTCGCGCACGACCTGTACGCCAACGTGATCAAGAAGGGTGAGGTCACCGGGGCGCAGGAGGTGAAGGTGGCGCGGATCGCGGCCTTCTTCATCGGCGGCGTCGCGATCGCCCTGGCCATCCCCGGCCAGAAGCTCAACGTCGCCTTCCTGGTGGCGCTGGCCTTCGCGGTCGCGGCCTCGGCGAACCTGCCGGCCCTGCTCTACAACCTGTTCTGGAAGCGGTTCAACACCCGCGGAGCGACGTGGAGCATCTACGGCGGACTCGTGTCAGCCGTGGGGCTGGTCGTCTTCAGCCCCGTGGTGTCGGGCTCGGAGACGGCACTGTTCACGACGGTGGACTTCGCCTGGTTCCCGCTGCAGAACCCCGGCATCGTCTCGATCCCGTTCGGCTTCTTCATGGGCTGGCTGGGCACGGTCACCTCGAAGGAGACCGAGAGCGAGGCACGGTTCGCCGAGCTCGAGGTCCGGTCCCTCACCGGAGCGGGCGCCGAGAAGTGA
- a CDS encoding DUF485 domain-containing protein encodes MAEKITPEVHAAYERIHSTPEFAELRRRYLKFVVPMTVTFMLWYLLYVVCSNWAPGFMGTKVFGNINIALLFGLLQFATTFGIAWWYARYSAREMDPIAGELLVGFDKEVGQ; translated from the coding sequence GTGGCTGAGAAGATCACGCCCGAGGTCCATGCGGCCTACGAGCGCATCCATTCCACGCCGGAGTTCGCAGAGCTCCGGCGGCGGTACCTGAAGTTCGTCGTCCCGATGACGGTGACGTTCATGCTCTGGTACCTCCTCTACGTCGTGTGCTCGAACTGGGCGCCCGGATTCATGGGCACCAAGGTGTTCGGCAACATCAACATCGCCCTGCTGTTCGGCCTGCTGCAGTTCGCGACCACCTTCGGCATCGCCTGGTGGTACGCCCGCTACTCGGCCCGCGAGATGGATCCCATCGCGGGCGAGCTGCTCGTCGGCTTCGACAAGGAGGTCGGCCAGTGA
- a CDS encoding cation acetate symporter: MNTSYAVAAVALVSIATLGIGAFGLRVSRTTSDFYVASRSVSPALNSSAIGGEYLSAASFLGVAGLVLASGPDVLWYPIGWTAGYLLLLVLVAAPLRRSGAYTIPDFAQVRLQSKAVRRAATLLVVGVGWLYLMPQFQGAGLTLRTVSGAPGWLGMALVATIVVVNVVAGGMRSITFVQAFQYWLKLTALLVPAVFLLRAWALDGAPSPVAPEAWFEPWGTTDAQGLYTTYSVMIATFLGTMGLPHVVVRFYTNPDGHAARRTTLIVLALIGGFYLLPTVYGVLGRVYASDLVTSGRADTVVLELPGRVLGGGLGEVLSALVTAGAFAAFLSTSSGLTMAIAGVVGQSLASAGPLAGRVSPITSLRLAAAVCVLVPLGLALVAEPIPVASSVTFAFALAASTFCPLLVLGIWWRGLTAPGALAGMAGGGLSALLGTVVAISARPDGWVGTLAAQPAMWSVPVGFGLMIGVSLLTRDRVPSTVARTMVRLHTPERIDVQR; encoded by the coding sequence GTGAACACGTCCTACGCCGTGGCGGCCGTGGCGCTCGTGTCGATCGCCACGCTCGGCATCGGGGCCTTCGGCCTGCGGGTGAGCCGCACGACGAGCGACTTCTACGTGGCGTCGCGCTCGGTCTCACCGGCGCTCAACAGCTCGGCGATCGGCGGCGAGTACCTCTCGGCCGCCTCGTTCCTCGGGGTCGCCGGGCTCGTGCTCGCCTCGGGGCCCGACGTGCTCTGGTACCCGATCGGCTGGACCGCGGGGTACCTGCTGCTGCTCGTGCTCGTCGCCGCACCGCTGCGCCGCTCCGGTGCGTACACGATCCCGGACTTCGCGCAGGTCCGGCTGCAGTCGAAGGCGGTGCGTCGGGCGGCCACCCTCCTCGTGGTCGGCGTGGGCTGGCTGTACCTGATGCCGCAGTTCCAGGGCGCCGGGCTGACGCTGCGGACCGTCAGCGGCGCACCCGGCTGGCTGGGGATGGCCCTGGTCGCGACGATCGTCGTGGTCAACGTCGTGGCCGGCGGCATGCGGAGCATCACCTTCGTGCAGGCCTTCCAGTACTGGCTCAAGCTGACCGCCCTCCTCGTGCCCGCCGTCTTCCTGCTGCGCGCGTGGGCGCTCGACGGCGCCCCGTCCCCGGTCGCGCCCGAGGCCTGGTTCGAGCCGTGGGGCACCACGGACGCCCAGGGCCTCTACACGACGTACTCGGTGATGATCGCGACGTTCCTCGGCACGATGGGCCTGCCGCACGTGGTGGTGCGCTTCTACACGAACCCCGACGGTCATGCGGCGCGTCGCACCACGCTCATCGTGCTGGCACTGATCGGCGGCTTCTACCTCCTGCCGACCGTCTACGGGGTCCTCGGCCGGGTGTACGCCTCGGACCTGGTGACCTCCGGGCGGGCGGACACCGTGGTGCTCGAGCTGCCCGGACGGGTGCTCGGCGGTGGTCTCGGCGAGGTGCTCTCGGCCCTCGTGACCGCGGGGGCGTTCGCGGCGTTCCTCTCCACGTCCTCCGGGCTGACGATGGCGATCGCCGGCGTCGTCGGCCAGAGCCTCGCGTCGGCCGGCCCGCTGGCCGGGCGGGTCTCGCCCATCACGTCGCTGCGCCTCGCGGCGGCCGTCTGCGTGCTCGTGCCGCTGGGCCTCGCCCTCGTGGCCGAGCCGATCCCGGTCGCGAGCTCGGTGACGTTCGCCTTCGCCCTGGCCGCCTCGACGTTCTGCCCGCTGCTCGTGCTCGGGATCTGGTGGCGCGGGCTCACGGCGCCGGGTGCCCTGGCGGGCATGGCCGGGGGCGGCCTCAGCGCCCTGCTCGGCACCGTGGTGGCCATCTCCGCCCGTCCCGACGGCTGGGTGGGCACCCTCGCCGCACAGCCGGCCATGTGGAGCGTGCCCGTCGGCTTCGGTCTCATGATCGGCGTCTCGCTGCTCACGCGCGACCGCGTCCCGAGCACCGTCGCCCGCACCATGGTGCGCCTGCACACCCCCGAGCGCATCGACGTCCAGCGCTGA